A window from Bacteroidota bacterium encodes these proteins:
- a CDS encoding BamA/TamA family outer membrane protein yields the protein MPRRCLLPLALVAALVTGGWPGVAEAQYFRFGKNKVQYENLDWQYLQSTHFDIFYYEPGGRALADFTAHAAEDAYAQISELFGYRITDRIPFLVYQSHNDFVVTNAVNLPIYSEGIGGVTELFKNRVAVPFTGDYRDFRRVIHHEIVHAVVNDMFYGGSIQSIIQNGIRLQIPLWFNEGIAEYSALGWDTNSDMFVRDAVVNDYLAPIQGLGGYFAYRGGQGVWDYIAAQYGREKITEILQRLRVSRSVGGSFKRATGLSLDDLSERWHNTLKAVYFPEVAAREDLDQIAKALVTDKNGGFYNTSPAISPQGDRVAFLTAKGPLFDVYVVSTTGDAPPRKIIDGQNNPQFESLRILTPGLSWGPDGERLAVAVKSGQSDAIAIVDVATREAVHYRVPDIDAIVSVKWSPAGDRIAFEGTAGPQSDLYVLDLESGETMNYTADIFSDHEPAWSPDGRSLVFHSDRGAHVRTGRYTAEAFDLLGHDYAQFDLYRLDLDAPHRLDRLTDSADWDEQSAAFGSDPGRVLFVSDRNGVYNLWEHTLGTGAERPLTDLMVGVTQVSLSADGSRAALVALKEGVQSVYLLRDPFGRTLEGETLRPTVWAQRVQGTVAEDAPAVALAGAGTLDGNPILREAASEAPFLADPMRTRRLPEDLIASTEAVGTSGVGGVRADPRVGPEEAGTRPAPTLEASGETAEGEADSTAYGEVRVDFRNYVFSEAFEEAQRRREEKVRPRFESLDNLNEDGSFKEKRYRLRFTPDIVYGNVGYDAIFGVQSVTQMLFSDMLGNHQVFAATNLIIDLRNSDYLLSYRYLPRRTDFALTGFHLARQLTDFSRETVFRYRNYGLTVSASYPLDKFRRVETDLSVIGTSVTDLVDPALQSRSRTVFNPSATYTVDMTEPGFLFPAGGRRYALRLEGSPGPSVTFATLLGDARQYLGGRFYSLALRASAGLSLGPNPQRFYAAGVQNWINPRFQNIPIDDVNDFAFLTPVLPLRGFGIDERSGSRFGLVNAEFRFPLFAAILPGPIPVLPLYNLQGTAFLDAGVIYSDDFNLRRLNDEGREVFDDLLVGAGVGLRTILLGYPLRLDWAWPYDGRDFGEAQLYFSIGLDF from the coding sequence ATGCCTCGCCGCTGCCTGCTACCCCTCGCCCTTGTCGCGGCCCTCGTCACGGGGGGGTGGCCGGGCGTGGCCGAGGCGCAGTATTTCCGCTTCGGCAAGAACAAGGTCCAGTACGAAAACCTCGACTGGCAGTACCTCCAGAGTACGCACTTCGACATCTTCTACTACGAGCCGGGCGGGCGCGCCCTCGCCGACTTCACCGCCCACGCGGCCGAGGACGCCTACGCTCAGATCAGCGAGCTCTTCGGCTACCGGATCACCGACCGGATTCCGTTCCTCGTCTACCAGAGCCACAACGACTTCGTCGTCACGAACGCCGTCAACCTGCCGATCTACTCCGAGGGCATCGGCGGCGTCACCGAGCTGTTCAAGAACCGCGTCGCCGTCCCGTTCACCGGCGACTACCGCGACTTCCGCCGGGTGATCCACCACGAAATCGTCCACGCCGTCGTCAACGACATGTTCTACGGCGGATCGATCCAGTCGATCATCCAGAACGGCATCCGGCTCCAGATCCCGCTGTGGTTCAACGAGGGGATCGCCGAGTACTCGGCGCTCGGGTGGGACACGAACTCCGACATGTTCGTCCGCGACGCCGTCGTGAACGACTACCTCGCGCCGATCCAGGGGCTCGGCGGCTACTTCGCCTACCGGGGCGGGCAGGGCGTGTGGGATTACATCGCGGCGCAGTACGGCCGCGAGAAGATCACCGAGATCCTCCAGCGCCTCCGCGTCAGCCGGTCCGTCGGCGGCTCGTTCAAGCGCGCCACCGGCCTCAGCCTCGACGACCTCTCCGAGCGCTGGCACAACACGCTCAAGGCCGTCTACTTCCCCGAGGTCGCCGCGCGCGAGGACCTCGACCAGATCGCAAAAGCCCTCGTCACCGACAAGAACGGCGGGTTCTACAACACCAGCCCGGCGATCTCGCCGCAGGGTGACCGCGTGGCGTTCCTCACGGCGAAGGGTCCGCTCTTCGACGTCTACGTCGTCTCGACGACCGGCGACGCGCCGCCGCGCAAGATCATCGATGGGCAGAACAACCCGCAGTTCGAGAGCCTCCGCATCCTCACGCCCGGCCTCTCGTGGGGGCCGGACGGGGAGCGCCTCGCGGTCGCCGTCAAGAGCGGGCAGAGCGACGCCATTGCGATTGTGGACGTCGCCACGCGCGAGGCGGTCCACTACCGCGTCCCCGACATCGACGCCATCGTAAGCGTCAAGTGGAGCCCGGCGGGGGACCGGATCGCCTTCGAGGGGACGGCCGGGCCGCAGTCCGACCTCTACGTGCTCGACCTGGAATCGGGCGAGACGATGAACTACACGGCCGACATCTTCAGCGACCACGAGCCGGCGTGGAGCCCCGACGGGCGCTCGCTCGTCTTCCACTCGGACCGGGGCGCGCACGTCCGGACCGGCCGCTACACCGCCGAAGCGTTCGACCTCCTCGGGCACGACTACGCGCAGTTCGACCTCTACCGCCTCGACCTCGACGCGCCGCACCGGCTCGACCGGCTGACCGACAGCGCCGACTGGGACGAGCAGAGCGCCGCCTTCGGGTCCGACCCCGGCCGGGTGCTGTTCGTCTCGGACCGCAACGGGGTCTACAACCTCTGGGAGCACACCCTCGGTACGGGGGCCGAGCGTCCGCTGACGGACCTCATGGTCGGCGTCACCCAGGTCAGCCTCAGCGCCGACGGGTCGCGCGCGGCGCTCGTCGCGCTCAAAGAGGGCGTGCAGTCGGTCTACCTCCTGCGGGACCCGTTCGGACGCACCCTGGAGGGCGAGACGCTCCGGCCGACGGTGTGGGCGCAGCGCGTCCAGGGCACCGTCGCCGAGGACGCCCCGGCCGTCGCCCTCGCCGGGGCGGGCACGCTCGACGGCAACCCGATCCTGCGCGAGGCCGCCAGCGAGGCCCCCTTCCTCGCCGACCCGATGCGCACGCGCCGCCTGCCCGAGGACCTGATCGCCTCCACCGAGGCCGTCGGGACGAGCGGAGTTGGCGGCGTACGGGCAGACCCGCGTGTCGGCCCCGAGGAGGCAGGCACGAGACCTGCCCCTACGTTGGAGGCGTCCGGCGAAACGGCTGAGGGCGAGGCGGACTCGACGGCGTACGGCGAGGTCCGGGTCGACTTCCGCAACTACGTCTTCTCCGAGGCCTTCGAGGAGGCGCAGCGGCGGCGTGAGGAGAAGGTCCGCCCGCGCTTCGAATCGCTGGATAACCTCAACGAGGACGGCTCCTTCAAGGAGAAGCGCTACCGGCTCCGGTTCACGCCGGACATCGTCTACGGCAACGTCGGCTACGACGCCATCTTCGGGGTCCAGAGCGTCACCCAGATGCTCTTCTCCGACATGCTCGGCAACCACCAGGTCTTCGCCGCGACGAACCTCATCATCGACCTCCGCAACTCGGACTACCTGCTCTCCTACCGCTACCTCCCGCGCCGGACCGACTTCGCCCTCACTGGCTTCCACCTCGCCCGGCAGCTCACCGACTTCTCGCGCGAGACGGTCTTCCGCTACCGCAACTACGGCCTCACGGTCTCGGCGTCGTACCCGCTCGACAAGTTCCGCCGCGTCGAGACCGACCTGTCGGTGATCGGCACGTCGGTGACGGACCTCGTGGACCCGGCGCTCCAGTCGCGCAGCCGGACCGTCTTCAACCCGTCGGCGACCTACACGGTCGACATGACCGAGCCGGGCTTCCTGTTTCCCGCAGGCGGGCGGCGGTACGCGCTCCGGCTGGAGGGGAGCCCCGGCCCGTCGGTGACGTTCGCCACGCTCCTCGGCGACGCACGTCAGTACCTCGGTGGGCGGTTCTACTCGCTCGCGCTGCGGGCGAGCGCGGGCCTCTCCCTCGGGCCGAACCCGCAGCGGTTCTACGCGGCCGGGGTGCAGAACTGGATCAACCCCCGCTTCCAGAACATCCCCATCGACGACGTCAACGACTTCGCCTTCCTGACGCCGGTGCTCCCGCTGCGCGGCTTCGGGATCGACGAGCGGAGCGGCTCGCGCTTCGGGCTCGTCAACGCCGAGTTCCGGTTCCCGCTCTTCGCCGCGATCCTCCCCGGCCCGATCCCCGTCCTCCCGCTCTACAACCTCCAGGGCACCGCCTTCCTCGACGCAGGCGTGATCTACTCCGACGACTTCAACCTCCGCCGGCTGAACGACGAGGGGCGGGAAGTCTTCGACGACCTGCTCGTCGGCGCGGGTGTCGGGCTTCGGACGATCCTCTTGGGCTACCCGCTGCGGCTCGACTGGGCCTGGCCCTACGACGGCCGCGACTTCGGCGAGGCCCAGCTCTACTTCTCCATCGGGCTGGACTTCTGA
- a CDS encoding type II toxin-antitoxin system RelE/ParE family toxin → MSEYRVTFARSAEKELSKLRPPAVTRIFRQIEALADDLRPSGCTKLSGSDALWRIRIGDYRVLYEVDDAERVVDVFAVRHRQEAYR, encoded by the coding sequence ATGAGTGAGTACCGCGTCACCTTCGCCCGCTCCGCTGAGAAAGAGCTGTCGAAGCTGCGGCCGCCAGCCGTGACGCGCATTTTCCGCCAGATAGAGGCGCTAGCCGACGACCTACGCCCGAGTGGTTGTACCAAGCTGAGCGGGAGCGATGCACTGTGGCGCATTCGCATCGGCGACTACCGCGTGCTCTACGAGGTCGATGATGCAGAGCGCGTAGTAGACGTCTTCGCGGTCCGGCACCGGCAGGAAGCGTACCGCTGA
- a CDS encoding transposase, with the protein MQGKLDGRRLQRAPAGVYWAMPYDPSRHHRRSVRLRGYDYAQPGAYFATVYLHDRQVSLLGDVRDGVMRLSEAGAIVESAWDHLPSHYSHVRLDVFVVMPNHIHGIIGLVDPTDGSCATDVVGAGLKPAPTGASQNGPRRPKRHGLPEIVRGFKTFSARRINRARGMSGVPVWQRNYWERVIRNERELDLVRRYIRDNPARWHRDRMHPNRTDPGRRLPQA; encoded by the coding sequence ATGCAAGGCAAACTGGACGGGCGAAGGTTACAACGCGCTCCGGCCGGGGTCTATTGGGCGATGCCCTACGACCCGTCCCGTCACCACCGCCGCTCGGTCCGGCTCCGCGGCTACGACTACGCGCAGCCGGGGGCGTACTTCGCCACCGTCTACCTCCATGATCGTCAGGTCTCCCTTCTTGGCGACGTTCGGGACGGCGTGATGCGCCTGTCCGAGGCCGGCGCAATCGTGGAGTCTGCGTGGGACCACCTGCCCTCGCATTATTCGCACGTTCGCCTCGACGTGTTTGTGGTGATGCCCAACCACATCCACGGCATCATCGGCCTCGTCGACCCAACCGACGGCTCATGCGCCACCGATGTCGTAGGGGCGGGTTTGAAACCCGCCCCTACGGGGGCCTCGCAAAACGGCCCGCGACGGCCGAAACGGCACGGCCTGCCAGAAATCGTGCGCGGGTTCAAAACGTTCTCGGCCCGGCGCATCAACCGGGCGCGTGGAATGTCCGGCGTACCTGTGTGGCAGCGCAATTATTGGGAACGCGTCATCCGCAACGAGCGCGAACTGGACCTCGTGCGGCGGTACATCCGCGACAACCCGGCCCGCTGGCACCGCGACCGGATGCACCCAAACCGGACAGACCCAGGCAGACGGCTGCCTCAGGCGTAG
- a CDS encoding ATP-binding cassette domain-containing protein, with the protein MSTLVVDTVTKRYGAHLAVDGVSFAVEPGRIFGVLGPNGAGKTSTIRMITYITSPDEGRITFGGEAVGPQSQQRMGYLPEERGLYRKMKVGEQLVYLGQLKGLSKADARAAARRWLDRFEARSWAGKKVEELSKGMQQKVQFIATILHGPQLLIFDEPFSGLDPINAALLQDIILELREAGRTILFASHRMEQVEQLCDDLFLIAGGREVLHGSLRDVKRSFGKNTVTVEFSGDDAFLDRLEAREAIRVRSRTAGHAEFRLLGETTARQVLETVLPRVDDLYRFELNEPPLSEIFVMAVNGDRGTDEPEDRGMDHGDSGAEAGTPLPQSSDLPLSR; encoded by the coding sequence ATGTCCACCCTCGTCGTCGACACCGTCACCAAGCGCTACGGGGCGCACCTCGCCGTGGACGGCGTCTCGTTCGCCGTCGAGCCGGGGCGCATCTTCGGGGTCCTCGGGCCGAACGGGGCCGGGAAGACCTCGACGATCCGGATGATCACCTACATCACGTCGCCGGACGAGGGCCGGATCACGTTCGGCGGCGAGGCGGTCGGCCCTCAGTCGCAGCAGCGGATGGGGTACCTGCCCGAGGAGCGCGGCCTCTACCGCAAGATGAAGGTCGGCGAGCAGCTCGTCTACCTCGGCCAACTGAAGGGGCTGTCCAAGGCCGACGCCCGCGCCGCCGCCCGCCGCTGGCTCGACCGGTTCGAGGCGCGAAGCTGGGCCGGCAAAAAGGTCGAGGAGTTGTCGAAGGGGATGCAGCAGAAGGTTCAGTTCATCGCCACGATCCTCCACGGCCCGCAGCTGCTCATCTTCGACGAGCCGTTCTCCGGCCTCGACCCGATCAACGCGGCGCTCCTCCAGGACATCATCCTCGAACTCCGCGAGGCGGGCCGGACGATCCTCTTCGCCAGCCACCGGATGGAGCAGGTCGAGCAGCTCTGCGACGACCTCTTCCTGATCGCCGGCGGGCGCGAGGTGCTCCACGGCTCGCTCCGCGACGTGAAGCGGTCGTTCGGCAAAAACACCGTCACCGTGGAGTTCAGCGGCGACGACGCGTTCCTCGACCGGCTCGAAGCGCGCGAGGCGATCCGCGTCCGCTCGCGCACGGCGGGCCACGCCGAGTTCCGCCTCCTCGGCGAGACGACCGCCCGGCAGGTCCTCGAAACCGTCCTCCCGCGCGTGGACGACCTCTACCGCTTCGAGCTCAACGAGCCGCCGCTCTCCGAGATTTTTGTGATGGCGGTGAATGGAGACCGGGGGACGGACGAACCAGAAGATCGGGGAATGGACCACGGTGATTCGGGCGCCGAGGCCGGCACCCCACTCCCTCAATCCTCCGATCTCCCGCTCTCCCGATGA
- a CDS encoding ABC transporter permease: MNKIPLIARSEYLRRVRTKAFVIATLLAPIALLALVAVSVWVGIVTQEGGARTVAVVDETGELGAALSERLPDNYAALVETAPLDSLRARVERGALDGYFVLPERLISGDDEAAFYSEGVGGFSAQMRLQRAVEDVVRRARLRATGASDDVLRAAESGVDVRMVALTEEGEAEDTSWVYSGLGYAMGFVIYIAMFVYGAMVMRGVIEEKTNRIIEVVASSAKPFQLMMGKVLGIGAVGLTQFVLWVVLALAGLFAAGAVLGALVDPAALAGAEAAEVQDLPFDPSGFSLADIPFDLIVYFLLFFLGGYLLYGSLFAAVGSAVEQESDAQSLQTPLYIPIILPALFLPFIADNPDAPMSVVLSLVPFFSPILMVVRAAATDVPFWQMALALTLLAAAFVGTIWLASRIYRVGILMYGKKASFRDLARWVRYA; encoded by the coding sequence ATGAACAAGATTCCGCTCATCGCCCGGAGCGAGTACCTCCGCCGGGTCCGCACCAAGGCCTTTGTCATCGCCACGCTCCTCGCGCCGATTGCCTTGCTGGCGCTCGTCGCCGTCTCGGTGTGGGTTGGCATCGTGACGCAGGAAGGCGGGGCGCGGACGGTCGCGGTGGTCGATGAGACGGGAGAGCTTGGCGCGGCGCTCTCGGAGCGGCTGCCGGACAACTACGCGGCGCTCGTCGAGACGGCCCCGCTCGACAGCCTCCGCGCCCGCGTCGAACGGGGTGCCCTCGACGGCTACTTCGTGCTCCCGGAGCGCCTCATCAGCGGCGACGACGAGGCGGCGTTCTACTCCGAGGGCGTCGGCGGCTTCTCGGCGCAGATGCGGCTTCAGCGGGCGGTCGAGGACGTGGTGCGTCGGGCGCGTCTCCGGGCGACGGGTGCCTCGGACGACGTGCTCCGGGCGGCCGAGTCCGGCGTGGACGTGCGGATGGTCGCGCTCACCGAGGAGGGCGAGGCCGAGGACACGTCGTGGGTCTACTCTGGCCTGGGCTATGCGATGGGATTCGTCATCTACATCGCTATGTTCGTCTACGGCGCGATGGTGATGCGCGGGGTGATCGAGGAGAAGACCAACCGGATCATCGAGGTCGTGGCGTCGAGTGCGAAGCCGTTCCAGCTCATGATGGGCAAGGTGCTCGGGATCGGGGCGGTCGGGCTGACGCAGTTCGTGCTGTGGGTCGTGCTCGCGCTCGCGGGCCTGTTCGCGGCCGGGGCCGTGCTCGGAGCCCTCGTTGACCCGGCGGCCCTCGCCGGAGCCGAGGCGGCCGAAGTGCAGGACCTGCCGTTCGACCCGTCGGGCTTCAGCCTTGCCGACATCCCCTTCGACCTAATCGTCTACTTCCTCCTGTTCTTCCTCGGGGGCTACCTCCTCTACGGCAGCCTCTTCGCGGCGGTCGGCTCGGCCGTCGAACAGGAGAGCGACGCCCAGAGCCTGCAGACGCCGCTCTACATCCCTATCATCCTACCTGCGCTCTTCCTCCCCTTCATCGCTGACAACCCCGACGCGCCGATGTCGGTGGTGCTGTCGCTCGTCCCGTTCTTCTCGCCGATCCTGATGGTGGTCCGCGCCGCGGCGACGGACGTTCCGTTCTGGCAGATGGCGCTCGCGCTCACGCTCCTCGCCGCCGCGTTCGTCGGGACGATCTGGCTGGCGAGCCGCATCTACCGGGTCGGGATTCTGATGTACGGCAAGAAGGCGAGCTTCCGCGACCTCGCGCGGTGGGTGCGCTACGCCTGA
- a CDS encoding ATP-binding protein, translated as MPATRPTLTIPSATRYLARVRRFMDAQTAAAGLSEKAADEVRLAVDEACCNAIEHAYGSREVGTVEIVTRKTKRQFTVTIRHSGVPFDASKYQPPDLKRAAAERRQGGFGVALMHRLMDRVEYRQRGHTNEVYLVKFLSSRPGTATA; from the coding sequence ATGCCCGCTACCCGCCCCACCCTCACGATCCCGAGTGCCACGCGCTACCTCGCGCGGGTCCGCCGGTTCATGGACGCGCAGACCGCGGCGGCCGGCCTGTCCGAGAAAGCGGCCGACGAGGTGAGGCTCGCCGTGGACGAAGCGTGCTGCAACGCCATCGAGCATGCCTACGGGAGCCGAGAAGTAGGTACGGTGGAGATCGTCACGCGCAAGACGAAGCGCCAGTTCACGGTCACCATCCGCCACTCCGGGGTGCCGTTCGACGCCTCCAAGTACCAGCCGCCGGACCTCAAGCGCGCCGCCGCCGAGCGCCGGCAGGGCGGCTTCGGCGTGGCGCTGATGCACCGCCTGATGGACCGCGTCGAGTACCGCCAGCGCGGACATACGAACGAAGTTTACCTCGTCAAATTCCTGAGCAGCCGCCCCGGCACAGCCACCGCGTGA
- a CDS encoding DUF4290 domain-containing protein: MVSAMQYDDKIIDRQVGRNAQLYAQAVSELTSEEDRYPYLRILVSVIEQAHPEWGQAPEKDRQIAELAHDLSGGALDLDETALVVRARDEERGYR; encoded by the coding sequence ATGGTCTCAGCGATGCAGTACGACGACAAGATTATTGATCGGCAGGTTGGGCGCAACGCTCAACTCTACGCCCAGGCTGTCTCGGAGCTGACCTCGGAGGAGGACCGGTACCCGTACCTCCGCATTTTGGTATCGGTCATCGAGCAGGCGCACCCGGAGTGGGGCCAGGCTCCGGAAAAGGACCGCCAGATCGCCGAGCTAGCCCACGACCTCTCCGGCGGCGCGCTCGACCTGGACGAGACCGCCCTCGTCGTCCGCGCCCGCGACGAGGAGCGTGGCTATCGGTAG
- a CDS encoding STAS domain-containing protein, translating into MSSFSVTFRSPDAAPERGSVCVLDLKGELDAHTSGELEAAFQKCIDDERPRIVVHGGDLQYISSAGLGVFMAYIEEVREQGGDIKIAALQPRVYNVFDLLGFPVLFDITDSEAEAVERFDAA; encoded by the coding sequence GTGAGTTCCTTTTCCGTCACCTTCCGCTCGCCCGACGCCGCGCCGGAGCGCGGCAGCGTCTGCGTGCTCGACCTGAAGGGCGAGCTCGACGCCCACACGTCCGGCGAGCTCGAGGCCGCCTTCCAGAAGTGCATCGACGACGAGCGCCCGCGCATCGTGGTCCACGGCGGCGACCTCCAGTACATCTCGTCGGCCGGCCTCGGCGTCTTCATGGCCTACATCGAGGAGGTCCGTGAGCAGGGCGGCGATATCAAGATCGCCGCGCTCCAGCCCCGCGTCTACAACGTCTTCGACCTGCTCGGCTTCCCCGTCCTCTTCGACATCACCGACTCCGAGGCCGAGGCCGTTGAGCGCTTCGACGCTGCCTGA